In Candidatus Pelagibacter ubique HIMB140, a single window of DNA contains:
- the hflK gene encoding FtsH protease activity modulator HflK, whose product MSDDFRGRGGSPWGTPPGGGSGGNGSGRGPTPPNVDEIIREFQDKIRKFLPGGKSSGGKSIGLILLVLAFVWLASGLYRVLPDEQGVVLRFGKFVKTTQPGLNYHIPFPVETVQTPKVTKVNRIDIGFRSERDSGFSTGGGVADVPQESLMLTGDENIVNIDFSVFWVIKDAGNFLFKIQDPVGTVKAAAETAMREVIAKSDIQPILTEGRSSIEIETQEIIQSILDDYESGVQITQVQTQKADPPDQVIDAFRDVQAARADMERSKNEAEAYANDVIPRARGEAQKILQAAEAYKKEVVAKAEGEASRFLAIYNEYAKAKQVTQERMFLETMETVLADINKIIIDKESGSGVVPYLPLPELKKKETN is encoded by the coding sequence ATGTCAGACGATTTTAGAGGCAGAGGCGGAAGCCCATGGGGAACACCTCCAGGAGGTGGTAGCGGAGGCAATGGTTCAGGAAGAGGACCAACACCACCAAACGTAGATGAAATCATAAGAGAGTTTCAAGATAAAATAAGAAAGTTTTTACCTGGCGGAAAATCTTCAGGTGGAAAGTCTATTGGATTAATTTTATTAGTCTTAGCCTTTGTATGGCTTGCAAGTGGGCTTTATAGAGTATTACCTGATGAACAAGGGGTTGTTCTTAGATTTGGAAAATTTGTTAAAACTACTCAACCTGGATTGAACTATCATATTCCTTTTCCAGTTGAGACTGTTCAAACTCCAAAAGTAACTAAAGTAAATAGAATCGATATTGGATTTAGGTCTGAGAGAGATAGTGGTTTTTCTACAGGTGGAGGAGTTGCAGATGTTCCTCAAGAAAGTTTAATGCTTACTGGTGATGAAAACATTGTAAACATCGATTTTTCAGTATTTTGGGTTATTAAAGATGCTGGAAATTTTTTATTTAAAATTCAGGATCCTGTAGGAACGGTTAAAGCAGCTGCAGAAACTGCAATGAGAGAAGTAATTGCTAAAAGTGATATTCAACCAATATTAACAGAAGGTAGATCAAGTATTGAGATTGAAACTCAAGAAATTATTCAAAGTATTTTAGATGATTATGAAAGTGGAGTACAAATTACTCAGGTACAAACGCAAAAAGCTGATCCACCTGATCAAGTAATTGATGCATTTAGAGATGTTCAGGCTGCAAGAGCAGATATGGAAAGATCTAAAAACGAAGCTGAAGCTTATGCAAACGATGTGATCCCAAGAGCAAGGGGGGAAGCGCAGAAAATTTTACAAGCTGCAGAAGCTTATAAAAAAGAAGTTGTTGCCAAAGCTGAAGGTGAAGCTAGTAGATTTTTAGCAATTTACAATGAGTATGCTAAAGCAAAACAAGTTACACAAGAAAGAATGTTTTTAGAGACAATGGAAACGGTTTTAGCAGATATAAACAAAATCATTATAGATAAAGAATCTGGTTCAGGTGTTGTGCCATATCTACCATTACCAGAGCTTAAAAAGAAAGAGACAAATTAA
- the glyS gene encoding glycine--tRNA ligase subunit beta: MSEFFLELFSEEIPSNLQKNLRENLLKSFNEFFLEKSIKFKKSSSYSTPNRLLILFEGVEKKIVLKSEEIKGPSTKSPDAALEGFARSNAVSKKELFIKKTDKGEFYFYKTISKKLDTHTLLEGAIPQILNKIQWKKSMKWSNYELLWGRPLKSILSIFDKKKLNFKFHHFISSNSTFIDKEFEEKKKLFSDFKTYKDFFKKMDILIDHAERKDLIEKKFDIILKKRNINIDSNPKLLQEVVDLTDQPNVIVCEFDKKFLNIPKEILILTMQYHQKYFPTFDKKGNITNQFLVVANNKDKKGLIKLGNERVVEARLSDAEFFWQKDKAQNMVKKISDLKLMNYFKGLGNYFDKAQRMRKLGANISDELLISKEKVELSASISKVDLLSELVGEFPELQGIMGGYFANEQGFDKEISLAVSEQYLPVGSGTKIPKKPYSIALSLADKIDTLVGFFGVNQKPTSSKDPFALRRLASGIIRIIIENKKNFKIRDLINYSSSLYQDQGFEFENKSLQKELQDFILERLKYYMKGENIRNDIIQASISSANLDQSVIIFNKAKNLNKIINKQNGIDIISSYKRASNILESELKKDKIELSNTTDPGIFKTELEKNLFKKINELRKYFSSLNNDENFVQTLDNLASIKREVFDFFDNVIVNEDDLVIRKNRLELIQMMCKTFDNYVNFSLIESS, encoded by the coding sequence ATGTCTGAATTTTTCTTAGAATTGTTTAGCGAGGAAATACCTTCAAATTTACAAAAAAATTTAAGAGAAAATTTACTAAAAAGTTTTAATGAATTTTTTTTAGAAAAATCTATTAAATTTAAAAAAAGTTCGTCTTACTCAACACCCAATAGGTTGTTAATTTTGTTTGAGGGGGTTGAAAAGAAGATAGTTTTAAAATCTGAGGAAATAAAAGGTCCGAGTACAAAGTCTCCGGATGCTGCGCTGGAGGGATTTGCGAGATCAAATGCTGTTTCAAAAAAAGAATTGTTTATAAAAAAAACAGATAAAGGTGAGTTCTATTTTTACAAAACTATATCAAAAAAATTAGATACTCATACTTTATTAGAAGGAGCCATACCTCAAATACTGAATAAAATTCAATGGAAAAAATCAATGAAATGGTCAAATTATGAACTATTATGGGGTAGGCCGTTAAAATCTATCTTATCCATCTTTGATAAAAAAAAACTAAATTTTAAATTTCATCATTTCATTTCATCTAACTCGACATTTATAGATAAAGAATTTGAAGAAAAGAAAAAACTATTTTCAGACTTTAAAACATATAAAGATTTTTTTAAAAAAATGGATATACTTATCGATCACGCTGAGAGAAAAGATTTAATAGAAAAAAAATTCGATATTATTTTAAAAAAAAGAAATATAAATATTGACAGCAATCCCAAGCTTCTTCAGGAAGTAGTCGATTTAACTGACCAACCTAACGTAATTGTTTGTGAATTTGATAAAAAATTTTTAAATATACCCAAAGAGATTTTAATACTAACCATGCAATATCACCAAAAGTATTTTCCTACTTTTGATAAAAAAGGAAACATTACAAATCAATTTTTGGTAGTAGCAAACAATAAAGATAAAAAAGGATTAATTAAACTAGGAAATGAAAGAGTAGTTGAAGCAAGATTAAGTGATGCAGAATTTTTCTGGCAGAAAGATAAAGCTCAAAACATGGTCAAAAAAATTTCTGATTTAAAATTAATGAATTATTTCAAAGGTCTCGGAAATTATTTTGATAAAGCTCAAAGAATGAGAAAGCTTGGTGCTAACATTTCTGACGAGTTATTAATTAGCAAAGAAAAAGTAGAATTATCAGCATCTATAAGCAAAGTAGACTTGTTATCTGAATTGGTTGGTGAATTTCCAGAACTTCAAGGAATTATGGGAGGTTATTTTGCAAATGAGCAAGGTTTTGATAAAGAAATATCACTTGCTGTTAGTGAGCAATATTTACCCGTTGGATCTGGAACAAAAATTCCAAAAAAACCTTATAGCATTGCTTTATCCTTAGCTGACAAGATTGATACTTTAGTTGGATTTTTTGGTGTAAACCAAAAACCAACAAGTTCCAAGGATCCTTTTGCCTTAAGAAGATTAGCATCAGGGATTATTAGAATTATTATTGAAAATAAAAAAAATTTTAAAATTAGAGATTTAATAAATTATTCTTCAAGTTTGTATCAGGATCAAGGATTTGAATTTGAGAATAAATCTTTACAAAAAGAATTACAAGATTTTATATTAGAGAGATTAAAATATTATATGAAGGGGGAAAATATTCGAAACGATATAATACAAGCTTCAATAAGTTCTGCTAACTTAGATCAATCTGTAATTATTTTTAATAAAGCAAAAAATTTAAATAAAATAATAAATAAACAAAACGGAATAGATATTATTTCAAGCTATAAAAGAGCATCAAATATTCTAGAAAGTGAATTAAAAAAAGATAAAATTGAATTATCTAATACAACTGACCCTGGTATTTTTAAAACTGAACTTGAAAAAAATCTATTTAAAAAAATTAATGAATTGAGGAAATATTTTTCAAGTCTTAATAATGATGAAAATTTTGTTCAAACATTGGACAATTTAGCAAGTATAAAAAGAGAGGTATTTGATTTTTTTGATAATGTAATTGTAAATGAGGATGATCTGGTAATTAGGAAAAATAGGCTAGAACTAATTCAAATGATGTGTAAAACATTCGACAATTATGTTAATTTTTCTTTAATCGAGTCGAGCTAA
- the ppdK gene encoding pyruvate, phosphate dikinase: MKKLILNFNSKQSKSIKNPKNFLGGKGANLSEMGRMGLPVPPGFTISTKVCEIFYKDKKKLNNNLISQIKKELKIIEKDVSKKFGDLKNPLLLSVRSGARVSMPGMMDTILNLGLNDKTVKALALKTSNGRFAKDSYRRFIQMYGNVVMGVESYHFEELIENYKLTKGVLLDTDLDENDWDGLIEDFKRTVKEKTKKEFPQDVFQQLFGAISAVFLSWESNRAKVYRKLNQIPAEWGTAVNVQSMVFGNMGDDCATGVVFTRNPSDGSNEIYGEYLINAQGEDVVAGTRTPQYITKKARKNAKVEEPSMEESLPKVFNELKKILKKLEKHYKDMQDVEFTVENNKLWMLQTRSGKRTAKSAVKIAVDMVREKLISKKEAVLRIDPNSLDTLLHPTLDEKSTINVIANGLPASPGAASGKVVFTSEEAERLNSMMQDTILVRVETSPEDIQGMHAAKGILTARGGMTSHAAVVARGMGRPCVSGSSEIDINYEMKTFKTSSMEIKEGDVITIDGSTGRIISGSVATVKPEISGDFSKIMTWADSFRKLNIRTNSETPKDTKTAKDFGAEGIGLCRTEHMFFDEERILSVREMILSKTKEDRSIALKKLLPHQKKDFIEIFKIMSGLPVTVRLLDPPLHEFLPRTDKEINEVANIVKLPVKEVESRIDELHEQNPMLGHRGCRLGISFPEIYEMQCRAIFEALAELKKEKIRSAFPEIMVPLVSTEAEIKIMKDLVIRIASEVQKEHKLKIEFMVGTMIELPRAAIKAKDIAKHAEFFSFGTNDLTQTTFGISRDDSGKFLNDYLDNKIFSIDPFISIDDGVGDLIKIAVEKGKSQNKNIKLGICGEHGGDPNSILFCSKAGLNYVSCSPYRVPVARLAAAQAELKEK, translated from the coding sequence ATGAAGAAACTCATATTAAACTTTAATTCGAAACAATCTAAAAGTATTAAAAATCCAAAAAATTTTTTAGGCGGGAAAGGTGCTAACCTTTCTGAAATGGGGAGGATGGGGTTGCCAGTTCCTCCTGGTTTTACAATATCTACTAAAGTCTGTGAGATTTTTTATAAAGATAAAAAAAAATTAAATAACAATTTAATTTCTCAAATTAAAAAAGAATTAAAAATTATTGAAAAAGATGTTTCTAAAAAATTTGGAGACCTAAAAAATCCTTTGTTATTATCGGTTAGATCGGGTGCTAGAGTATCTATGCCAGGAATGATGGATACAATTCTCAATTTAGGTTTAAACGATAAAACAGTAAAGGCGTTAGCTTTGAAAACTTCCAATGGGCGATTTGCCAAAGACAGTTACAGAAGATTTATTCAAATGTATGGAAACGTTGTGATGGGTGTAGAGAGCTATCATTTTGAAGAATTAATTGAAAATTATAAATTAACAAAAGGTGTTTTGTTAGACACGGACTTAGATGAAAATGATTGGGATGGTTTAATTGAAGATTTTAAAAGAACAGTAAAAGAAAAAACGAAAAAAGAATTTCCTCAAGATGTATTTCAACAATTATTTGGAGCAATTAGTGCTGTATTTTTATCATGGGAAAGTAATAGAGCAAAAGTCTATAGAAAATTAAATCAAATACCAGCAGAATGGGGGACAGCAGTCAACGTTCAATCAATGGTTTTTGGTAATATGGGTGATGATTGTGCTACTGGTGTTGTATTTACAAGAAATCCATCAGATGGATCAAATGAAATATATGGTGAGTACTTAATTAATGCACAAGGTGAGGACGTTGTTGCTGGTACAAGAACACCTCAATATATAACTAAGAAGGCAAGAAAAAATGCTAAAGTTGAAGAACCATCAATGGAAGAGTCTTTGCCAAAAGTTTTCAATGAATTAAAAAAAATTTTAAAAAAATTGGAAAAACATTACAAAGATATGCAAGATGTAGAATTTACGGTTGAGAACAATAAACTGTGGATGCTTCAAACTAGATCGGGAAAAAGAACTGCTAAATCTGCGGTAAAGATTGCAGTAGATATGGTTAGGGAAAAATTAATATCAAAAAAAGAAGCAGTATTAAGAATTGATCCAAATTCTTTAGACACACTTTTGCACCCTACGCTTGATGAAAAGAGTACAATCAATGTAATAGCAAATGGTTTGCCTGCATCTCCAGGAGCAGCAAGTGGGAAAGTGGTTTTTACCTCAGAAGAAGCCGAAAGATTAAATTCGATGATGCAAGACACTATCTTAGTAAGAGTAGAAACATCACCTGAAGATATACAGGGAATGCATGCTGCAAAAGGAATTTTGACGGCCAGAGGAGGAATGACGAGTCATGCTGCAGTAGTTGCAAGAGGCATGGGAAGACCATGCGTATCTGGTTCAAGTGAAATTGATATAAATTATGAGATGAAGACATTTAAAACATCTTCAATGGAAATTAAAGAAGGGGACGTCATTACCATAGATGGATCAACCGGTAGAATTATATCAGGAAGTGTGGCAACAGTTAAGCCAGAGATATCTGGAGATTTTTCCAAGATAATGACTTGGGCAGATAGTTTTAGAAAATTAAATATTAGAACAAATTCTGAAACACCTAAGGATACCAAAACAGCAAAAGATTTTGGAGCTGAAGGAATTGGTCTTTGCAGAACAGAACACATGTTTTTTGATGAAGAAAGAATTTTATCAGTAAGGGAAATGATTTTATCAAAGACTAAAGAAGATAGATCAATTGCATTAAAAAAACTTTTACCTCATCAAAAAAAAGATTTTATAGAAATATTTAAAATTATGAGTGGATTGCCAGTTACAGTAAGATTGTTAGATCCACCTCTTCACGAGTTTTTGCCTCGAACAGATAAAGAAATTAATGAAGTTGCAAATATTGTTAAACTTCCAGTAAAAGAAGTAGAATCTAGAATTGATGAATTGCATGAACAAAATCCCATGTTGGGTCATAGGGGATGTAGACTTGGAATATCTTTTCCTGAAATATATGAAATGCAATGTAGAGCAATATTTGAAGCTCTAGCAGAGCTCAAAAAAGAAAAAATTAGATCTGCTTTTCCAGAAATTATGGTCCCATTAGTATCTACTGAAGCAGAAATAAAAATTATGAAAGATTTAGTAATTAGAATTGCAAGTGAAGTTCAAAAAGAGCATAAATTAAAAATTGAGTTTATGGTAGGTACGATGATTGAGCTTCCTAGAGCGGCTATAAAAGCCAAAGATATTGCAAAACATGCTGAATTTTTTAGCTTTGGTACTAATGATTTAACTCAAACTACATTTGGAATAAGCAGAGATGATAGTGGAAAATTTTTAAATGATTATTTAGATAATAAAATTTTTTCAATTGATCCGTTTATTTCGATAGATGATGGAGTTGGAGATTTAATCAAAATAGCCGTTGAAAAGGGAAAAAGTCAAAATAAAAATATTAAACTTGGAATTTGTGGAGAACACGGTGGTGATCCTAACAGTATTTTATTTTGCTCAAAAGCTGGATTAAATTACGTTTCTTGTTCTCCATACAGAGTTCCTGTAGCAAGATTGGCTGCTGCACAAGCCGAATTAAAAGAAAAATAG
- a CDS encoding S49 family peptidase encodes MFSFLKKKKIVSHIKLNGVIGNAGKFKQGIDFAGQEEIIKKAFSLKKAAAVAISINSPGGSPVQSHLIYSFIRQQAKKSNKKVIFFAEDVAASGGYLISCAGDEIYANSSSIIGSIGVIYSSFGFTELIKKIGVERRVHTAGKNKSTLDPFMEEKEEDIQRLKNIQLDLHQDFINVVEKSRGAKLNKTEVELFSGEFWSGSRAMKLGLIDGIGDAHEILKEKYGEDVVIKKFEKTKGWLSQKLSSSNHIDQFANILDERSIWQRYGF; translated from the coding sequence ATGTTCTCCTTTTTAAAAAAGAAAAAAATTGTTTCACATATTAAATTAAATGGTGTCATTGGTAATGCTGGTAAATTTAAGCAAGGTATTGATTTTGCAGGACAGGAAGAAATTATTAAAAAAGCTTTTTCACTAAAAAAAGCTGCTGCAGTAGCAATATCAATCAATTCTCCAGGAGGTTCACCTGTACAGTCACATTTAATTTATAGTTTTATTCGTCAGCAAGCTAAAAAAAGTAATAAGAAAGTTATTTTTTTTGCAGAAGATGTTGCTGCATCTGGGGGATATCTTATCTCATGTGCTGGAGATGAAATTTATGCAAATTCAAGTTCAATTATTGGGTCTATAGGGGTTATATATTCATCATTTGGTTTTACTGAACTAATTAAGAAAATAGGTGTTGAGAGAAGGGTTCATACAGCTGGAAAGAACAAGAGCACACTAGATCCATTTATGGAAGAAAAGGAAGAAGATATTCAAAGACTTAAAAATATTCAATTAGATTTACACCAAGATTTCATAAATGTTGTTGAAAAAAGTCGTGGAGCAAAATTAAATAAAACAGAAGTAGAATTATTTTCTGGTGAATTTTGGTCAGGTTCAAGAGCTATGAAATTAGGATTAATAGATGGCATAGGAGATGCACATGAAATCTTAAAAGAAAAGTATGGTGAAGATGTTGTAATTAAAAAATTTGAAAAAACAAAAGGGTGGTTAAGTCAAAAACTTTCATCTTCAAATCATATTGACCAATTTGCAAATATTTTAGATGAAAGATCAATCTGGCAAAGATATGGTTTCTAA
- a CDS encoding DUF2065 domain-containing protein produces the protein MNELVIAFGLFLFIEGILYALFPAKMKSMLKKIELVKDSQLRSGGLIFAVIGFVIIYFIKS, from the coding sequence ATGAATGAGCTAGTCATAGCTTTTGGTCTTTTTTTATTTATAGAGGGAATTTTATATGCCTTATTTCCAGCAAAAATGAAAAGTATGCTAAAGAAAATTGAACTTGTTAAAGATAGTCAACTAAGATCAGGAGGACTTATTTTTGCAGTTATAGGTTTTGTGATTATTTATTTTATTAAAAGTTAA
- the thyX gene encoding FAD-dependent thymidylate synthase, whose amino-acid sequence MKLTKEQSEEIKNQQSQSNQTKRVTAPELEKILYEALPALDHGFVRVVDYMGDDTSIVQSARVSYGKGTKQVSTDKGLIKYLMRHWHSTPFEMCEIKYHIKLPIFIARQWIRHRTANVNEYSARYSILDKEFYLPTKENLAAQSTSNRQGRGDVLEGKQAEEVLELLKSDAERTYDNYETMLNERYDGSTIDDNKKGLARELARMNLTLNTYTQWYWKTDLLNLMNFLRLRADSHAQYEIRVYADIMLDTVKKWVPITYDAFMDYRVGGTEVSAKGKVIIQKLIKGENVDVESSGLSKREWNELMVAFDLKDKLI is encoded by the coding sequence ATGAAATTAACAAAAGAACAATCAGAAGAAATAAAAAACCAGCAATCCCAAAGCAATCAAACTAAAAGAGTTACCGCTCCAGAGCTTGAAAAAATACTCTATGAAGCGCTGCCAGCATTAGATCATGGATTTGTAAGAGTAGTTGATTATATGGGTGATGACACGTCTATAGTTCAGTCAGCAAGAGTATCTTATGGAAAAGGGACAAAGCAAGTTTCAACAGATAAAGGTTTAATAAAATACTTGATGAGACATTGGCACAGCACGCCATTTGAAATGTGTGAAATAAAATATCATATTAAACTTCCAATATTTATTGCAAGGCAGTGGATCAGACATAGAACTGCCAATGTAAATGAATACTCCGCAAGATATTCAATTTTAGATAAAGAATTTTATTTACCTACTAAAGAAAATTTAGCAGCGCAATCTACTAGCAACCGACAAGGAAGAGGAGATGTCCTTGAAGGAAAACAAGCAGAAGAAGTTTTAGAACTTTTGAAAAGTGATGCAGAGAGAACTTATGACAATTATGAAACAATGCTTAATGAAAGATATGATGGTTCAACAATTGACGATAATAAAAAAGGATTAGCAAGAGAACTTGCAAGAATGAACCTAACATTAAATACTTATACCCAGTGGTATTGGAAAACTGATTTATTAAATTTAATGAACTTTTTAAGGTTAAGAGCTGATAGTCACGCTCAGTATGAAATTAGAGTTTATGCAGACATAATGTTGGATACAGTTAAAAAATGGGTACCGATAACTTATGATGCATTTATGGATTACAGAGTAGGAGGAACAGAGGTTTCTGCTAAGGGAAAAGTTATAATTCAAAAACTTATTAAAGGTGAAAATGTAGATGTTGAAAGCTCTGGTCTATCTAAAAGAGAATGGAATGAATTAATGGTTGCTTTTGATCTTAAAGATAAGTTGATTTAA
- a CDS encoding glycine--tRNA ligase subunit alpha, translating into MKDQSGKDMVSKSKEKILTFQDTILNLQKFWSKKGCVVLQPYDMEVGAGTFHPATTLRSLGAKPWKTAYVQPSRRPTDGRYGDNPNRLQHYYQFQVLIKPSPENIKKLYLNSLSSIGIDHSDHDIRFVEDDWESPTLGAAGLGWEVWCDGMEITQFTYFQQMAGFECKPVSVEITYGLERICMFIQQQKNVYDLLWNDDGVKYKEVFHQAEREFSAYNFEHANVESLFKMFDMHELEAKSLVEKKISLPAYDQCLKASHVFNILDARGAISVAQRAGYIARIRDITKAAASIWLDSQK; encoded by the coding sequence ATGAAAGATCAATCTGGCAAAGATATGGTTTCTAAATCAAAAGAGAAAATTCTTACATTTCAAGATACAATTTTAAATCTTCAAAAGTTTTGGAGTAAAAAAGGATGTGTAGTTCTCCAACCTTATGACATGGAAGTAGGAGCAGGCACATTTCATCCAGCAACGACATTGAGGTCATTAGGGGCTAAACCTTGGAAGACAGCATATGTGCAGCCATCAAGAAGACCCACAGATGGAAGGTATGGAGATAATCCAAATAGACTTCAGCATTATTATCAATTTCAAGTTCTTATAAAACCTTCGCCTGAAAATATTAAAAAACTTTACCTCAATAGTTTATCATCTATAGGAATTGATCATTCAGATCATGATATTAGATTTGTAGAAGACGACTGGGAAAGTCCAACATTGGGTGCTGCTGGTCTTGGTTGGGAAGTATGGTGTGATGGTATGGAAATTACTCAATTTACTTATTTTCAACAGATGGCAGGATTTGAGTGCAAACCTGTTTCTGTAGAAATTACATATGGATTAGAAAGAATATGCATGTTTATTCAGCAGCAAAAAAATGTCTACGATCTGTTATGGAATGATGATGGTGTAAAATATAAAGAAGTATTTCATCAAGCTGAGAGAGAATTTTCGGCATATAATTTTGAACATGCAAATGTAGAGTCACTTTTTAAAATGTTTGATATGCACGAGTTGGAAGCAAAGTCATTAGTTGAAAAAAAAATTTCACTACCAGCTTACGATCAATGTTTAAAAGCAAGTCATGTGTTTAATATATTAGATGCACGTGGAGCAATTAGCGTTGCTCAAAGAGCAGGATATATTGCAAGAATAAGAGATATTACAAAAGCAGCTGCTAGTATTTGGTTAGATAGTCAAAAATAA
- a CDS encoding DUF1737 domain-containing protein, with translation MKGYRFITDDDTSKFCHRVTEALSNGWTLYGEPKMTFDKKRGVMRCGQAVIKNSPKKKYSKKINLSSI, from the coding sequence ATGAAGGGATACAGATTTATTACAGATGATGATACATCAAAATTTTGTCACCGTGTTACTGAGGCATTGTCAAATGGTTGGACTTTATATGGAGAGCCAAAAATGACATTTGATAAAAAGAGAGGTGTTATGCGTTGTGGACAAGCAGTAATAAAAAATTCACCTAAAAAAAAATACTCAAAAAAAATTAATTTATCATCAATTTAA
- a CDS encoding Mrp/NBP35 family ATP-binding protein, producing the protein MSKYIVSLWQKTSKDSFMSDKKTELSDAMKKKVEPRVFTKNPILGTKFTIAISSAKGGVGKSTFATNLALALKKVGCKVGLLDADIYGPSIPKMFNINEKPKSDGQKLDPITKYDIQCMSIGFLADQQTPMIWRGPMVTSAIKTFTQKVNWKDLDFIIVDMPPGTGDTQLTFSQEIKMDGAIIVSTPQEVALLDVKRGIKMFDKLGVKILGLVDNMSFFVGDDGKKYKIFGEGGVKKTAEEFQKDFLGEIPINPEVGNSGDQGKPIVESNPDHEISKIYLDFAEKIKSTYL; encoded by the coding sequence ATGTCAAAGTATATAGTGTCTTTATGGCAAAAAACAAGTAAGGATAGTTTTATGTCAGATAAAAAGACAGAACTAAGTGACGCAATGAAAAAGAAGGTGGAGCCTAGAGTTTTTACAAAAAATCCAATTCTAGGAACTAAGTTTACTATTGCAATCTCGAGTGCAAAAGGTGGTGTAGGTAAATCTACATTTGCAACGAATCTAGCCTTGGCTTTAAAAAAAGTTGGATGCAAAGTTGGATTGTTAGATGCTGATATTTATGGCCCTTCAATTCCAAAAATGTTTAATATTAATGAAAAGCCAAAAAGTGATGGTCAAAAATTAGACCCCATAACAAAATATGACATTCAATGTATGTCAATTGGATTTTTGGCAGATCAGCAAACTCCGATGATTTGGCGTGGTCCAATGGTGACGAGTGCAATTAAAACTTTTACTCAGAAGGTTAATTGGAAAGATTTAGATTTTATAATTGTTGACATGCCTCCTGGAACTGGTGACACTCAATTAACTTTTTCACAAGAAATTAAAATGGATGGTGCAATTATAGTATCAACTCCACAAGAAGTTGCTCTTTTAGATGTAAAAAGAGGAATTAAAATGTTTGATAAACTTGGAGTTAAAATTTTAGGTTTAGTTGATAACATGAGTTTTTTTGTTGGAGATGATGGAAAGAAGTACAAAATTTTTGGAGAAGGCGGAGTAAAAAAAACAGCAGAAGAATTTCAAAAAGATTTTTTAGGAGAAATACCAATAAATCCCGAAGTTGGAAATTCTGGTGATCAAGGAAAACCAATAGTGGAGTCAAACCCAGACCATGAGATTTCAAAAATATATCTAGATTTTGCTGAGAAGATTAAATCAACTTATCTTTAA
- the hflC gene encoding protease modulator HflC, which produces MKAGKIVAGILVLIGVVAFLSVIIVKEVNQAIILQFGDPKRIIMKPGLNFKIPFIQNVVYLDKRILNLDTPPEEVIASDQKRLIVDAFARFQIVDPLKFYISVGDERVARSRLSTIINSRIRNVLGQEELQTLLSQDRSKQMSLIKDGVNNEAQNFGINIVDVRIKRADLPTANSDAIYRRMQTEREREAKEFRAKGAEMAVTITSTADKEVTVILADAQKQSEIMKGEGDGERNKIFADAFGQDPEFFSFYRSMQSYSKAFTAGETSMILSPDSEFFKFFGNTTPDIKQ; this is translated from the coding sequence ATGAAAGCTGGAAAAATAGTAGCTGGAATATTAGTTTTAATTGGTGTTGTAGCATTCCTATCAGTAATTATAGTTAAAGAAGTAAATCAAGCGATAATTCTTCAATTTGGTGATCCAAAAAGAATTATAATGAAACCAGGCTTGAACTTTAAGATACCATTTATTCAAAACGTTGTTTATTTAGATAAAAGGATTTTAAATTTAGATACTCCACCAGAGGAAGTAATTGCATCTGACCAAAAAAGATTGATTGTTGATGCTTTTGCGAGATTTCAAATAGTTGATCCTTTGAAATTTTATATTTCTGTTGGAGACGAAAGGGTTGCAAGATCAAGATTATCTACGATTATAAACTCAAGAATTAGAAATGTTTTGGGTCAAGAAGAATTACAAACTTTGCTATCACAAGATAGATCAAAACAAATGTCTTTGATTAAAGATGGAGTTAATAACGAAGCGCAAAATTTTGGAATAAATATTGTAGATGTAAGAATAAAAAGAGCTGATCTTCCTACGGCAAATAGTGATGCAATTTATAGAAGAATGCAGACTGAGAGGGAAAGAGAAGCAAAGGAATTTAGAGCAAAAGGTGCTGAGATGGCAGTAACAATTACTTCGACTGCTGACAAAGAAGTAACCGTGATATTAGCAGATGCTCAAAAACAATCTGAAATTATGAAAGGAGAAGGTGATGGCGAAAGAAATAAAATCTTTGCAGATGCTTTTGGACAAGACCCTGAATTCTTTTCTTTTTACAGATCAATGCAATCTTATAGCAAGGCTTTTACTGCAGGTGAAACCTCAATGATCTTGTCTCCAGATAGTGAATTTTTTAAATTTTTTGGAAATACAACTCCCGATATTAAACAATAA